The sequence CGAAGGCAAGGATGTCCACCGGGCCATGTTCTTCGGTCTGGGAGCTGACGGCACCGTTGGCGCCAACAAGAACAGTATCAAGATCATCGGTTCCGAGACCGACAATAATGCCCAGGGATATTTTGTCTATGATTCAAAAAAATCCGGTTCCATAACCACCAGTCATCTTCGTTTCGGCAAAAATAAAATCATGGCCCCCTACCTCATCAACAAGGCCAGTTTTGTTGCCTGCCATAAGTTTACTTTTCTTGATCAGTATGACATGCTGGCCAGCATCGAGGAAAACGGGACCTTTCTGCTTACAACTTCTTTCAGCAAGGATGACGTCTGGAAGCACCTTCCAGCAAAAGTCCAGAAGCAGATGATTGACAAGAAGTTGAAATTTTACATCATCGATGCCATCAGCCTCGCCGCAGCCCTGGGCCTTGGCGCCAGGATCAACATGATCATGCAGACTGCTTTCTTTTTGATCTCCGACATCATCTCCAAAGAAGAAGCCATCAGCTCCATCAAAACCGCCATCAAAAAAACATACGGAAAAAAGGGTGAGAAGGTGGTCAAGATGAACTACGACGCCGTGGACGCAGCGGTAAACAATATCGTATCCGTTACTGTACCCTCATCTATCAACGGCCACGAACTTCCACCAACCGTACCCGCCGATGCCCCTGCTTTCGTCAAGGAGGTAACGGCAAAGATGATTGAGGGCAAGGGGTCCGAGATCAGGGTTTCCCAGATGCCCTGCGATGGTACCTGGCCCACCGCCACTACCCAATATGAAAAACGCAACATTGCCGTTCAGGTTCCCCAGTGGGATGCGGGGACCTGTATTCAATGCGGTCAATGTTCCCTGGTCTGTCCCCATGCCTCCATCCGCATAAAAATTGTTGACCAGAATAGTCTGAACGATGCACCTGCAACCATGCAGAGTGTTGATGCCGTTGGAAAACAGTTTAAGGACCGTAAATTTGTCCTTGCCGTTTCCACTGAGGATTGTAATGGCTGCAGTCATTGTGTATCTGTCTGTCCGGCCCGCAAGAAAAATGCTGCTGGAGAAAAAACTGAAGAGCGCGCATTGGCCATGGCAGATAATAATGAGGAGATCCGAATCCGTGAATCAGGCAATTACGCCTTTTTTCTCAATCTGCCGGAGCTTGATTGCAGTGAAATCAACCCGAGCACTATAAAAGGCAGTCAGCTGTTACGACCTCTTTTTGAGTACCCTGGTGCCTGTGTGGGCTGTGGTGAGACCCCGTACATCAAACTGGCCACCCAGCTTTTCGGCGACCGGATGATGATTGCTAATGCCACCGGCTGCTCCTCCATCTACGGCGGCAATCTACCCACTACCCCCTACTGCAAGCGGAGTGATGGACGAGGGCCGATTTGGGCCAACTCGCTGTTTGAAGACAATGCCGAGTTTGGTCTTGGTATGCGCCAGACCGTCAACAAATTGGCGTCCCAGGCCGTTGAACTGCTTGAAGGTGCGGTAACGGCAGGGCTTGTGGAGCAGAGTATGGTTGATAAAATACTGAATGCCCCCCAGACCAGCCAGGTAGAGATTGAGACCCAACGTGAGATGATTGCATGGTTAAAAAAGAAACTTGAGGGAACCACCTTTCCAAAAGCTCAGCAATTACTCCATGTGGTCGATTATCTCGTGAAAAAATCGGTATGGATATTCGGTGGTGACGGGTGGGCATATGATATCGGCTACGGTGGTCTCGACCACGTGCTGGCTTCAGGTGAAAATGTCAACGTTCTGGTCATGGACACCGAGGTGTATTCGAATACCGGCGGCCAGATGTCAAAATCCACCCCCCGTGCGGCCACCGCCCAATTCGCCGCTGGTGGTAAACGGATGGCCAAGAAGGATATAGGAATGATTTTTGCCACCTACGGCAATGTGTATGTGGCAAAAGTTTCCATGGGTGCCAATCCGGCCCAGGTGGTCAAAGCCTTTAACGAGGCTGAGGCATATGACGGCCCATCGTTGATTATTGCCTATTCCCACTGCATTAACCATGGCATCAATATGGCTCAAGGGCTGGAGCAGCAGAAAAAGGCTGTTGATTGCGGCCACTGGCCGCTCTACCGCTACAATCCAATGCTTGAAGAGATCAGCAAAAATCCACTGATCATTGATTCTAAAGCTCCGTCATCGTCGTTTGCTGATTATGCGATGAATGAGAACCGCTACAGAGCCCTGAAGTTAACCAACCCCGATATGTTTGACGAGTTAATGGGGATGGCCCAGAAGGATGTGGATAAGGCATGGAAGTTTCTGGATGGTCGCCGCAAGGCCCTGAAACCTGAAGCATAGGAAGTGACGGAACAACAACAGGGCCAGGGACTTTTTTTCATCCCTAGTCCTGTTGCCTATTCCGTAGAGAATAAATAAAAATCAAGACGAATGTATCTGGAGATATGATGCATAAACTACTGACCGATGAGCCTGGAAAAAAGATGTTGCTGCTTGGTAACGAGGCCATTGCCCGTGGGGCCGTTGAGGCTGGAGTGGCCATTGCTGCAGCGTATCCTGGCACCCCTTCCTCCGAAATTTCACTGAACTTTTTTCAAATGTCTCAGGAAAGTGAGCTTTATTTTGAATACAGTGTCAATGAAAAGGTCTCGCTCGAGGTAGCGGCGGCTGCAGCCAATACAGGCGTACGTGCCATGTGTATTATGAAACATGTGGGGATGAACGTTGCTGCCGATGCCCTGATGACTCTTGCCTATGTGGGCGTGAGAGGTGGGCTTGTTATTCTGGTGGCTGACGACCCTTCCATGTTTTCCAGCCAGAATGAGCAGGATAGCAGATACTATGCAAAACTTTCCGGTCTTGCCATGCTGGAGCCATCCACCATTGAAGAGGCTAAGGACATCACAATCCGGGCATTTGAGTTGTCAGAGGAGTTAGAAGAGCCTGTTCTTCTCCGAACAACCACCCGAATAAATCACTCCACCGCTGTTGTCACATGTGGCGATATCTCTCCTCCAAAAACAAAAGGAGATTTTACCAGAAACCCCATGCGCTATGTCACAGTGCCAGCGGTATCACGTAAACTCCATGTTCGACTTCTTGACAATCTTGCCAGAGCAGAAGAAACAGCCAATCAGTCATCCTTGAATTTCACGGAAGGCAAAGGCAACTGGGGTATTATCTGTAACGGAGTCAGCTACACCTATGTTTCCGATGCCGTGCAGGAACTTGGGATAGAGGAGAAGGCGACAATTCTCCGCCTGGGTTTTTCGCACCCCCTGCCTAGAGAAAAGGTGAATTCGTTTCTAGCCGGCTGCGATCGTGTACTCATCGTGGAAGAAGGAGAGCCGGTCCTTGAGGAAGCCGTAAAAGCTTTGGCCCAGGAAAAAGGCAAACTTCTACCCATAGGTGGAAAAAGTACGGCTCTTTTTTCACGCCTTGGCGAATTCAACCCTGCTCTTGTGCGAGAAAAAATTTCTGCGTGGTTTGAAGTGCAAGAAACTCTTCATGACAAACAAGAGCCTTTAATACAGGCGGAGTTAGCACCACGTCCGCCAACCCTGTGCGCCGGCTGTTCTCACCGGGCCACCTTCCATGCTGTAAAAAAAGCTGCCGCAGGTATGGATGTCATCTATCCCACTGATATTGGCTGCTACACCCTCGGTATGCTGCCCCCCCTTGGGATGGCAGATTTCCTGATCTGTATGGGGTCATCCACCGGGACTGCCGCAGGTTTCTCCAGAACTCTGGATAAAAAGGTGGTCACTTTCTGCGGTGACTCCACCTTCTTTCATTCTGCAATGGCAGGGCTGGTCAATGCAGTATTCAACAAACATAACTTTACCCTGATAATCCTTGATAACGGTACCACAGCCATGACCGGGCACCAGCCCCATCCGGGTGTGGATATGGAAAAGCACGGGCTTTCCGGTTTTGGCAAAATTGATATTGAAGAGGTGGTCAAAGCACTGGGCGTCGGATATCTATCCGTCATTCATCCCTTCAAACTCAACAAAAGTATCAAAGTGTTACAGGAAGCGTTTGCCTACAAAGGTGTTTCCGTAGTTATTGCCAGGGAGATCTGCACCCTGTATGGCAAGAGTCTGAAAATGCCAAAGATGAAACCCTTTTACGTCAGTGACAAATGTCAGAATCATAAGGACTGCATCGACCAGCTTGGCTGTCCCGCCTTCTTTGTCAAAAAGGGTCGGGTGAATATTGATCCTGATCGC comes from Desulfocapsa sulfexigens DSM 10523 and encodes:
- the iorA gene encoding indolepyruvate ferredoxin oxidoreductase subunit alpha; this encodes MHKLLTDEPGKKMLLLGNEAIARGAVEAGVAIAAAYPGTPSSEISLNFFQMSQESELYFEYSVNEKVSLEVAAAAANTGVRAMCIMKHVGMNVAADALMTLAYVGVRGGLVILVADDPSMFSSQNEQDSRYYAKLSGLAMLEPSTIEEAKDITIRAFELSEELEEPVLLRTTTRINHSTAVVTCGDISPPKTKGDFTRNPMRYVTVPAVSRKLHVRLLDNLARAEETANQSSLNFTEGKGNWGIICNGVSYTYVSDAVQELGIEEKATILRLGFSHPLPREKVNSFLAGCDRVLIVEEGEPVLEEAVKALAQEKGKLLPIGGKSTALFSRLGEFNPALVREKISAWFEVQETLHDKQEPLIQAELAPRPPTLCAGCSHRATFHAVKKAAAGMDVIYPTDIGCYTLGMLPPLGMADFLICMGSSTGTAAGFSRTLDKKVVTFCGDSTFFHSAMAGLVNAVFNKHNFTLIILDNGTTAMTGHQPHPGVDMEKHGLSGFGKIDIEEVVKALGVGYLSVIHPFKLNKSIKVLQEAFAYKGVSVVIAREICTLYGKSLKMPKMKPFYVSDKCQNHKDCIDQLGCPAFFVKKGRVNIDPDRCTGCALCAQVCPENAIRPVKTNDK
- the nifJ gene encoding pyruvate:ferredoxin (flavodoxin) oxidoreductase gives rise to the protein MSRKMVTIDGNQACTHVAYATSEIITIYPITPSTSMAAESDTKANSNQKNIWGSVPTVSQMQSEAGVAGALHGSLTTGALCTTFSASQGLMLLLPNMNKIAGELTPTVFHIAARALAYQGLSIFGDHSDIMAARQTGWAMLGSQNVQEAQDMALISMQSTLKSRIPFMHFFDGFRTSSEIQKIEQLSEEDMLEMIDDDLIIEHRKRGLSPDRPMMRGTAQNPDVNFTGRETVNKFYEAVPGIVQETMDKFAILTGRSYHLFDYFGAPDAEHIIVAMASGAETVRATVEYLVAQGEKVGLVVVRLFRPFDASALIGALPDSVKYITVLDRTKESGAAGEPLYQDVRTVVGEAQDTGVLAKAPIVLGGRYGLGSAEFTPAMVKAVFDNMASTNSKNHFCVGPNDDVAFTSLDYDKSYDIEGKDVHRAMFFGLGADGTVGANKNSIKIIGSETDNNAQGYFVYDSKKSGSITTSHLRFGKNKIMAPYLINKASFVACHKFTFLDQYDMLASIEENGTFLLTTSFSKDDVWKHLPAKVQKQMIDKKLKFYIIDAISLAAALGLGARINMIMQTAFFLISDIISKEEAISSIKTAIKKTYGKKGEKVVKMNYDAVDAAVNNIVSVTVPSSINGHELPPTVPADAPAFVKEVTAKMIEGKGSEIRVSQMPCDGTWPTATTQYEKRNIAVQVPQWDAGTCIQCGQCSLVCPHASIRIKIVDQNSLNDAPATMQSVDAVGKQFKDRKFVLAVSTEDCNGCSHCVSVCPARKKNAAGEKTEERALAMADNNEEIRIRESGNYAFFLNLPELDCSEINPSTIKGSQLLRPLFEYPGACVGCGETPYIKLATQLFGDRMMIANATGCSSIYGGNLPTTPYCKRSDGRGPIWANSLFEDNAEFGLGMRQTVNKLASQAVELLEGAVTAGLVEQSMVDKILNAPQTSQVEIETQREMIAWLKKKLEGTTFPKAQQLLHVVDYLVKKSVWIFGGDGWAYDIGYGGLDHVLASGENVNVLVMDTEVYSNTGGQMSKSTPRAATAQFAAGGKRMAKKDIGMIFATYGNVYVAKVSMGANPAQVVKAFNEAEAYDGPSLIIAYSHCINHGINMAQGLEQQKKAVDCGHWPLYRYNPMLEEISKNPLIIDSKAPSSSFADYAMNENRYRALKLTNPDMFDELMGMAQKDVDKAWKFLDGRRKALKPEA